Proteins encoded in a region of the Salipiger sp. CCB-MM3 genome:
- a CDS encoding YihY/virulence factor BrkB family protein, producing the protein MTQSTSSSPSTQKKRASSEEDRLHLRFVGLRGWLHALWRTWQRMDERNLGLIAAGVAFYAFLSIFPAMAAVIAIWGYWADPIAISEQMDLLTEMIPEVAYQLIDTQITQLISTNRSTLQWASILSIVLAIWSARASVAALIRGLNTVTEAPHRMNPVRRVVVAYGMTALLVLVALLAFAAVVVIPVALAFVGLPTSIEIAVEGAKWIVLLCVVYLAVALVYRFGPNKRHSRMPWLTPGAAIAVIAWAFGSFALASYLRNFDRLNEVYGSLGAVVALLLWFYISALVTLLGAQLNTELLRVLTARKAAEKAAAEKRAEAAPETPDALPEKN; encoded by the coding sequence ATGACGCAGAGCACCTCCTCCAGCCCTTCCACACAGAAAAAGCGCGCTTCTTCCGAAGAGGATCGACTGCATCTGCGCTTTGTCGGTCTGCGCGGCTGGCTGCACGCGCTCTGGCGCACATGGCAGCGCATGGACGAGCGTAACCTCGGTCTGATTGCCGCCGGTGTGGCCTTTTACGCTTTTCTGTCGATCTTTCCGGCGATGGCGGCGGTGATCGCGATCTGGGGCTATTGGGCCGATCCGATCGCCATTTCCGAGCAGATGGACCTGCTCACGGAAATGATCCCCGAGGTCGCCTATCAGCTGATCGACACGCAGATTACCCAGCTCATCTCGACCAACCGCTCGACGCTGCAATGGGCCTCGATCCTGTCGATCGTGCTGGCGATCTGGTCGGCGCGGGCGTCGGTCGCGGCGCTGATCCGCGGGCTGAACACGGTGACCGAGGCGCCGCATCGGATGAACCCCGTGCGCCGCGTCGTCGTCGCCTACGGGATGACCGCGCTGCTGGTGCTGGTGGCGCTGCTGGCCTTCGCGGCGGTGGTGGTGATCCCCGTGGCGCTGGCCTTTGTCGGGCTGCCCACCTCGATCGAGATCGCGGTGGAAGGGGCGAAATGGATCGTGCTTTTGTGCGTGGTCTATCTCGCCGTGGCGCTTGTCTACCGCTTCGGCCCCAACAAGCGTCATTCGCGCATGCCCTGGCTGACGCCGGGGGCGGCGATTGCGGTGATCGCATGGGCCTTCGGGTCTTTCGCGCTGGCCAGCTATCTGCGCAACTTCGACCGGCTCAACGAGGTCTACGGCTCGCTTGGTGCGGTGGTCGCCCTGCTGCTGTGGTTCTACATCAGCGCGCTGGTGACCTTGCTGGGCGCGCAGCTCAATACCGAGCTTTTGCGGGTGCTCACGGCGCGCAAGGCAGCAGAAAAAGCAGCCGCTGAGAAGCGCGCAGAGGCTGCCCCCGAGACGCCGGACGCACTTCCCGAAAAAAACTGA